AAAATTCTGAGTTGCAACTGCTGATGCTGCCTTTGCCTCCTTTGCTTCCATTGGTCTTGAGACACTGGATAGGCACCACTGCTCCCAAGGGGCAGATACAGTCCAGGTCCAATGAAGGGTCAGCAGAACAAGGGATCTAGCAGGAAGGGGTAGCATTTAactgccttttcctcttctcttttcatttccGTCTTTCCTGCTGTAAAGAGACATTAATTTCTGCTTGCTCCTCCAAGTGCCACTGACCActaaatcaaataaatgaaaacccCAAGATAAATAAAGCACTCTGCTCCAGTTCCTACTTTTACATGACACACCTTAGAAAATGTAAActtatgcaaaataaatgtgcCTCCACTTGTTCACTCTAGCTGCAATTCTGTTAAAATAACTCATTCTGAGGCCTTCCAACAAGTGATCTGGCCTTGTATCCACACATGCTCATCACTCAGCATCACAGCATTTCACAGTGTGAGACCAGCACAAACTGCTGCAGGCTGACTCGCTGGATGATGAGTAAAGGAGAGCATCTTAtttgcagaaagggaaaagtttAATGCTAAAAAAGGTTCAGGAGATGAGCAAACAGACCAGCAATTCTTTATAGTTTATGTTCCATAAAACTGCTGTTGTTAGTAAAGGCTATAGCCAAAATAGAGCCTGGGCAAATGACGTTACACAATCTATTTCTAAACACTGAATTCCTTGAAGATCTGTATTTCAATACAACTATCTTATTTACCATATCTTGAAACATCTCTGATACATActgttttctgttcctgtggCAATATGTAATTATAAACACACTTTCCTACTATTTTAGCAGATCTTCCAAATGCTTATCATTTGTAATCTGAATCTAGTCTTCACTGTCCCTTCCCAATGTGCACAGACACCTTTCAatgacttaagaaaaaaaaaatgtagattcCAACATACCTGTGGGATTAGTTCTTCAGCTCTAAAATTCAACAgcctattttcttcttttgtttccagGTTCAcccattattttaattattttgtcacTATTTCAGTTATATTATTAAAAGCAGTGTATTTGCTATTGTTCTCTCTTCCTTATACGTAACATCCTATTGTCTAAGAACTAGcatctcaaattattttctgacttaaaacaggaaacattttctgcaaaaattaCTAAGTGTTATATCTTCTGTTATCAGTCAGGCAGGACTGTAATTTGTATTTGTTGCTCTAGCTTGAGGCAGGACAGGGATTTAGTGGAAAGCTTAAGATGACCTGTAATGAAgcataaaaacataaaatctgTCACAGCTTAGGATCAGGGAAGATGCAGGCTACCACCTGGGCTACATGCAGTAAACATCTTGtttctgcaaaatgcagcaTCTTAAGCTTTtgcacagaaaacagctttcaggAACACATTAAGAACTTTTTTATACTTTAACCTAAGTGTTAGGAATATCTTACACTATCTCCCTTTAAGTGTCATATCAGAATACTACAGTTTTATATAatgtttttgccttttcagcTGCAACTTCTATTTCATACATCTTTACTTTTATACAATGGAATTTAACTGCTGCACTGACAAATAAACCATGTGATGATTTTAAAGAGTTCACTGCTTTGTCTCAGAACGAGTAACTGCGAGATAAGAAACTTGATGAGTTGCCCAATTATTGAAGATTGTCTGCTTCCATAAAACATAAGGGATTTGCCTTACCCTCAGTTCACACCTGGCTTCACCATGGGTTATCGAGCTGATTTTACAGTCTCCCTTCAAGTGCGCTCAGAGCAATGGCACCCCAAACCTGAGAAGCAAGGAGACTTTCTTAACACCCAGATGACACAATTTCAGAACAGATCAGGATACAAATGAACTTCATGTCCTTCAAAGGCAAGAACAGCTGACAAACAACAGATTTGTGAATGTCAGCAAATGTTACGAGACAGGTTTCAGGCATTCCCTTTGAAGAAATAACATCAAGAATGACATCAAACATAAATTACGTTGTCTTCATAGAAAGAACATCTTTTCAAAACATGTCTTCAAGAGAAATGGAAACATCAGTTGGGTAGCAAGTTTGTTAAGAATTAGTTTAAAAACTGAGCTgttatttcaaacaaattttgTTCCTCCCCCCCGTTtgttttttgaatattttttatagtaCACAATTAAGGCTCAACAGatgtgacctttttttttcttaccaaaagtatttttaagctGAAACCAAGGCTAAAAAACACCACTCTCTGGAAGAATTGTAAAGGAATGAAACATAACTTTGCAAGAGCCATCCAACCACTGTGGCTCATGCAGCATAGtcaaattttctttaatgataACGCTTTCATCACTACAGTCTTTATAATTCACACAGAATTCCATAATCACAGATtttttaggttggaagagacctctggagatcatctagttcagACCCCCTGACAAGTCAGGGTCACCTACAGCAAATTACACAAGAGTttgtccaggtgggtttggaatgcCTCCAAAGAGAGAGACCCcatgacctccctgggcagcctgttccagtgctctgccaccctcagtgtaaagaatttcttcctcatgctTAGGTGAAACTTCTTGGTTTTAGTTTTTGGCCACTTCTCCTCACCCTGTTACTGGGCATCACCAGTAAGAGTCTGGCACTATCTATGACTATGCCTTTTACACCTTAATATCATTGCTTGACTATCATACTTGGTAGGAGTGGGAAAAACATTCTGAATGGCAATTATTTTAGTGTCTCTGTAAATGCCAGGATTTCCAGGGGAAGGAAGTAAAGGGAAGTATGTTTCATCCACATTAAATACAAATGCTTAAAGGTCATAGTTTCTCAAGCTTTGTCAACTTTCTCCATAGCAAACCAAGCATAACAAGACTACTGACTTGTACTCACTAACACCATGCAGGAATtatgcaaacagaaaacacactTTCCCTAAGAAAAACGTGTTATTTTCAAACCAGGTACAGTTTTTTAGGACAAGGGAGACCACAAGGTTGAGGAGCAACAGAACAAGGGGAACTGGCTTCAAACTTAAAGACAGTAAatttagatattaggaaaaaaattctttaattaaattaattaattaaaattttaattctttaattctttttaattctttaagggtggtgaggcattgAAAGAGGTTGCTCGAAGGAGTTatggatgcctcatccctgttaagtgttcaaagccaggttgaaTAGGGTTCCGAGCCACCGTGTAGcggaaggtgtccttgcccacGGCAGGCAGGTcggaactggatgatctttaagttaAGATCTTTAACTGATGATCCAGCCCAAGCCTTTGTGTGGTTCTGTGATCCTAGCGAGCCCGAGCGCTCCCCGGGAAGAGAGGCCGCCCTCAGCCGAGGAGCCTCACGCCAAGCGAGGCCGCTTCCGAGCCAGCCCCGGGCAGCGCCGCGCGCGCGCCGCGCCCCGACCGGCAGCCGGCTGCACCAATGAGGAGAGGGGGCGGCCCCGGCTCCGGCCAATGGCGGAGCGGCGCGCCGGGAGGGGCGGGCCACGGGCCGGCATGTGGCGGGCGCTGGTGGCGGTGCGGCGGCTCCTGTGGCCGGTCGGGGCCGCGGCCGGGGGCGTCCCGCGGGCGGAGCCGCCGCCACCCCGGGCCCCGCCGGGTCGGGGCTGcgcggcggcgggaggcggagccgggcccggggcgctgggggcggcggcggcggagcggcgCCAGCCGGCAGGTAGGGCCCGGCCCGGGGCCGCGCTGCAGGGGTGCCTGGCGGGACCTTGAGCGGAGTGTGAGGCCTCGCGAAGAAGGGGCTGCCCGGCACGGGTGGAATCGCGCCTGCAGCTGCGGGGGATCCTCGCCGTGCCCGCTGCGGTCGGCCTCACCTCGGCCATGGCGTCGGGGTCACGGCACCAGCAGTGGTGACGGCCTCCGCAGCGCTGCTGGCGAGCGAGGAGTCGGGGCGGTGTGGAGGGAGCCCGTGTGTAGATCCGTGTGTGAGGGAGCTGCTCCGAGCCGCAGGGGTTCTGTGCCGTGCGCTCGCAATCGCCCCTGTAGGTAACAGCCTCGGAAGCAGGAGCGCTCAGTACAGGTACAAGGCTGCTGTGCACAGGCCTGGTTTGTGGCTGTAGCTGTACAGCAAAGCTCCTCTAGCCTGGATCTGACCGTGACGATCAGTGATTGGTGATGTTCAGGCCACCCGTTCTCCAAGCAGGCTCTGGAGGCTTCTCATGTAGCTACCCAGCAAATACTTGACTTCTGTAACCGCTGTAGCTGGAAGAGCTCTGGCCACTGCTAATTTTCAAGGTGTGACCACAGCAAAAAGTTGTAAGAGTGCCCTGAGCTGAAAGCCTTACATTTACAGAGACCCGATCCAGTTTCATATCCCCATTCATGCATATAATTGTAGCTAttgttcctttgttttgctttttctttatattgGGAAATGTAAACCTTGGCTTTGTGCTGGTGCTCAGTCTGCACTAAAGTTCATTTTATAGTGGCAGACTGGCATTGCTGACAGATTCAAATTATGCCTAAAATGTGCATACAAGTTGCCTCTACATAATTAGGACAAATTAGAAATAAACTGATTTCATGGTGTGAACAGAACATAGTGTCACTGATTTACTGTTTTGTAAGCTGGCTTCCTTAAACTGTTGAAGGACTAAGGCTTCTACAATATCATAGTGCTCTGCACCAGATCTGgttagggaaaaagaaaaaaaagtggcttTATTCATCCTGCAGATAAAAAAATGTCCTCATTCTACATCATGTcagctctgttttcaaaatattggtTTCTTTTACTTAAGATTCTAGAACAGTTGCATCACAATGTATTATCACAGATTGTTGAAAAGCACTGTTCCgaaaaattttgtctgttttaataATGTCTGTTGGAGTACCTAGGTTTAACACATCTACATTGACAAGTGTTATGATATTATTGACTTTCAAATGcaacaacaagaaataagtaagcAACAACCAAAGTTTCATTTAGGTAATTGTTACATCTAGTGATAGGGTTGTTTACTGGAAGGTCAGCTTTGGTGGCTGtaaaaatgattttgaaaaatctgcatttcacGTTGCATTGTCAGTATCAAAGCAAGCTCCACAGTGAGTGACTAGCTTAGGCTATAATTCAGTTAATTGTTATTTTATGGCtttaaatggtttatttttgcaattaaaaagaaattttgccACTGTAcggtttttttccatgtgctcCAGATACTGTTCTTCCAAAGTTCAACATTGACTTGGCTGTAGCGTTACTGAGGCAAGAAAATGCTAAAGACATCTGTGTCATCCAGCTGtctccagaaataaaatactgtgattATTTTATAATTGTGAGCGGATTTTCAACACGACATCTTCACGCAATGGCAAATTACATGCTGAAAATGGTAAGACAGTTCTTGCTGCTCTGAGTTTtgggaatggttttaaatgtTGTGAAAGGAGTTTCCCCAGGATTGTGTGCGTAGGGGTGTACCAGGTAAGATGAAACTGATGACATTATGTCATTTAGTCCTGATTACATCAAGGAAGtaactgtgggttttttcctttagcaGTACTGCACAAAATACAGGTattatattttagaaacagaCCTCTCTCTATGTAGACACCGAGGACATAACAACTGGGTGACTAGAGCATGAATGATGTGGGATGGCGATGACAACTTGTGTCTACCTTTATTTTTGTCCAGCAAGCAGCATTGCTATTCCCAGTCATTCAAAATAGCTTTATCTGGCCGTTCTCAAACCCTGATCCTTAACATTTCAACTTTCTCAGGTATATTgtaaggctggaaaaaaagtCGGCATCTTAAGAGGCACAGGATCCCCTCATGAGCTTTTAGCAAACTAGTAGTTAATTGTCACCCTGTGGGAGACATCACGTACTGCAgaagaggagaagcagcagcagccctccTTGCACAGAAATACTCTGCTGTTTGGCTTTGAAAGAAAGGGAACTTTCCAGTACAGAAATGgaagtcaaaataaaattacaggtAGATCTTGGAGATGAGTACCAAACTTGGGAGGGAGAAACTTTATTGCCAGAGAAGAGCCATGCAACTGTTAAAAAGCACAGCCTGAGGGGTATGACCAGCCCCCATCTCAGTCAGCTGTCTCTACTCAGCCTGGAGTTTGCCTTTTCAGCACTcagtttctttcccttcctgacCCTGTTTTGCCTCTCAGTCTTGggtttgctttcttccttccaaTCCCGTTGGTTTCAGCTGTGAGACTCATGGGGGGAAGGGAGAGTGGGAGAGATGGTTTAGCTTTCCAGAGCCTTTCTGAGCAGGTATGGGGAGTTCCTTGTGTTCTCTGCAGGAACTGGCGCATTTTCGCAAACCAGAATTTCACCTTAAACTGGAAATTGCATTAATGCATTGATTTGAGTATGCTAAATCTAAGTGCTTAATATGTACTCTACTGCTTGTATAACCTGCTAGTCTTAACAGTTTTTCATTTCCCCCAGACCGAGAGAGGTCAGTGAGTACTGCCTTCCCTGCAAAAACATGGCTGGGCTTCATGGCTGCACCCTCTGGTGGCTgtaaaagcagcaatttttcAAGGGCAGAGCCTCTTGGGAAACATGATGTTCTTCTGGTCATCCTGAGAAACTGGGAAGCCTGGTCAAGTACTTGGGGATGGCTCAGTTCATCTCACATTGGAAGGTTTCTAGGTACAAAGTAGTTGAAGCTTAAGATGTAAAGCAGAGCAGGTGCTCCAGAGTGCTGCCATGCACTTGGCAAGCTTTAGTACCATTCCTAAATCCTTATGATTTACTCACAGTAAAACAAAGAGATGCTCAGGTATAGCATGAgatcttcctcttctgcttccaGGAGCTTGCAAATGGCAAAGACTCACATCCCCATCTGGTTTCATGTTAGAGGAAGAAGCTAACACTTGGCTGTATTGTAATCTGTTCACCTTACATGGCCTCTAAAGAGGAGGCTTCAAAACTTGTAGCAGGGATCAGCCTTTGCAGCCTGATGATACCTGATGGCAACTCACACAGGGCTTTTTAGCATTTTGAGCAGACTATTAGAGTCTTTTGATGACACCTCACAAGCTatcttaaagaaagaaaggtaGAACTGGTTCCGAGTTAACATTTTGAAAGTTTTCCATGCTGGTTTGCAAACTAGCGTCATTACCCAGCAGCTAACATTGTGTGGAACAGCTGCATTTTGTGATAATTGCATTCCCAGTGAAGTGGGACTCATTTGCCAGCCAGCCATGCTGGTACATAttgttttgtgttctgtgttcCTTGGCAGAATGGACTGTTGGAGCCATTTCTATCTATACTCCTTATAGAGGAACAAGTAGGTTACAGCCAGGTCTGAAAGTGACCAAACTTCAGCCTAGAGCTTTCAAATTTCTCCAGCTCTGGTGGGTGCTTGGGTTCTTCATGAACTGACTGGGGAGAGCTGAGCTTCTCAAGCTGCCATCTACAAAAGCCAGCATGTGCTGCATGAGGAGCTACCCACTTTCCCTGACTGACCTTGTGCAGTCCTGCTTTGAGctgccccctcccctctcccaggtGGAAGTCTGTGTGCTGGTCCTGCATCCCCCAGCTTGCAGCAAGTGTTGGGTGTGTGCCCTCAAGAGGCAGGAGGCTGGTTTGAATGCCTTCCTCATGGCAGGGGATGAAACTTGTTTTCACCCTACTCCCCCTTCCATCTGGGAAAAGAATAAGCTCAGCATCTCCATTTCTGCATCCTCAGCCTGCCAGTGTAAACCACCAGTGAAAGGTATCAGAAGTAAAACctggtggtggtggcagctACAGGGACCCAGTAACTGTGAAAGACTACTGTAAGCAGTTGTATTTAGTACTCATCTTGATAAAAGATACCTACAATATTCTTAGACAATGTTATGGGAATCTAGAGCATTAGGATTTCAGATTTGAGAAATCTGTACTTATTTTCCAGTACTGCAAGTGTATATTAGCCTTCTACTTTTGTGCAGACCCCAGGACCAGCATGAAGTAATCTAAagcttttaagttttaaaacaaCTCAGCAAAGTCAAGCTTCTCTGTCGAGTGCTTTTTAAGTAAATGCAAAAGACTTAGTTTTCtgtcattcctttttttttctcagtacaAGCATCTCAAAGAAGAAGGTGGTCCTCATACTCAGattgaaggaaaagagacagatGACTGGCTGTGCATTGATTTTGGTAAATATTTGTGAATCTTGGAAAAACAGTTCTGCATGAACTTTTTGTTGACAGAAGCATCTCACCAGGAATGCTGGTTGCTGTGAAAAGTTCACAGTACTATGCAATTGTTGTTTGAACTCATTTAGATAATAAATGATTTTCCATTAAGTATCTTTGGCACTGAGAAAAAACAGTAACTATTCAGCAGCTAAAATAGGTCCTAAAAAATTGAAGGTAACAatagtgaggggaaaaaaaagctacttCAGTCAGTTTCCTCAGGTTTCTGTAGTCCATGTTTGGGTAAGTGGGGGCTCATTGTACATGGCCTTACTAGTGAACTATTGAACAGACTTTTTCACTGTCCAAATCATACCACCACATGAGGTAAAACCTCAGTCCTAAGAAAttgagtttaattttttattctacaAGTATGAAACTACACAACTGCTGCTTTTAGAATCTTACCCCCTGGCTTGGTGTTTTGACCTAAAAGATGAAAAGTTCACCTATGGATGAGTGAGGAGCACTGCAGCCACTGATATAAAGCCTTCGTTACTTAACTATAGTAATTACTGACAGGAATAATTGAAAATCAGTTGGAATTTAAGGGCATAACTACAGAAAAGTGTGTTAGACAAACACTGGAATTAACGttctttgctgttgtttgcacagaataaatgaaaccagaaaaactTAATACATCAAAGTTTGAATCTATTTAATTGTAAAAACCACCTGAGCAGTGTGAGCAACACACCTAGGAGAAATTACTTGCCTTAAGGAGAATGTTGACaatagaagaaaactgaaaatccaCCTGCCACCCTGGGGGACTCTTTCAAGtaaaattcctgtatttcttctgtCCCACAGAAGTCATACTGTCTTTGTTTTGGAGTCTTGTGATAGtgtcttattttaaagtatGTGTCTCGTATCTTGCTACTGTAGTCTTGGAGTTTTTTGAAGGACTGACCAATTTCTAACACTGCTtgagagctggaagcagcagcttaGGAAGGGACCTTTATCAGCTGACATATTGTATATAGCCAAAGAGGGATGGAAGGCTTGCTCAGCTGAAGGTGTAGTAGTGCTTTACTGTTCCCATCAATTTATTgtgaatttctgttttgtgcaGGTAACATAGTGGTGCATTTCATGCTGCCAGAGACACGAGAAGTTTATGAATTGGAGAAGCTGTGGACTCTTGGTCCCTACGATGACCAGTTAGCACAGATGACTCCACAGTCCCTTCCAAAAGACTTCATATTTGGACTGACTCCTAACAGCAGTGATCATCTTGAAACAAGGACTTAAAGCAGCTACTGCGTGGAGAGAGAATGAGTGTGCCTGAGTCATGGAGTCTTGAGAGCTGAGCAGTCAGTACAGTTGATCAGTACAAAACTGTTACTATTGGATTTGCCTAGGTAGAATTCTGAACAAGCTGAAGTGAGGAAgctcatagaatcattaagatTGGAAAAAACCCTTAAGATAAGAGTCCGACTGTGAAATGTCAAAGAAGGAATCCTATTAGAGCTTCCCAGGGGATCCACTGTTTTAGTGGAGTTTGCAGTGAGAAGAGCAGGGCAAAGACATCTGCTTAAGCTGGAACTCATGCTCAGCCTCTCGAGTAATTGTTTTTCTAATATCTTTGAAAGACACCCTGTAGTGGCAGTGCAAAACAGACTGAAGTGCTgcaaggaaaaactgaaatagtACAGTTGAGATGATGCTTCTTGTGTTAAGCCATTTGCTTCTGGTCACAATAAAGCAAGTCGTGGTCTGAAGGGAAAACAGACTGGTGTTACTGAGAACATAAAAGCCAAGAGCAACAGTGGCGAATAAATGTGCTTTGAGTTATCAGAACAGTAAATCAGTTTTCCAGACAAGGCAAACCTGgttttaataataataaggCCCCAAACTGAAGTGCTTCAATTACTTGTTTTCATGTGAAAGGATTCAGCTCATCCTGCATGTGCAGTTGACTCCTCTCCTAGTTTTTCTCTCACCTACTTTCTGAAAAGGGACACTGAGACAACACACTATGGCAGTGAAAACCTTCAACTATTTTAAGTGGGAAAAAAGTTCTATAGGAAGCCCTTGGTCACTGAGCATTATTTGTTGCTAATAGACTGTTCAGCAGTATCAGAAATCATTGGTCAGTGTGTTCTTAGCATGACGTATGTATGGTCTGATAACCAGTTAAGGAACTTCAAGGTGATAACCAACTTGTCTGTGTAAAGACAGGATGCTTTTCTGTACCACAGGACAGGGGTTTGATCACTGGATTAGGATCTCTTCCTCCTGGAGAAGTTTGCGCTGCCATGTatcagaaagcagaaacaggAGATCCTGAGGGTAATCACCTTTTTCTTCCTATAGCCCCACAATTACTGCAAGCCCTGTCTGCatctctgccctgcacagcagtTTCTGTTTGAGCATTACAAAGTGAGCCTGGTTTTTGTGCCTGTAGTTGTGTTGTTCAGGAAAAAgtgtgtttgctttaaaaaatcaaaacaaaccaaaacccacttCTCCCTCTATTTAGGGTCATGTTTTCTTGCTGTGTCTAATCtctgttttttaatgaataacTGCCTCTAAGTTCACCTGCTGTTTGATACAAAGCAGCAGATAGTTCTGCAATTAGGCAAAGGGTATTTTTTAAGTGTAGTTTAACCATGCAGCTAAAACATCTTTGCccacaaaacaaatattttcttgggaAATACAATTGCAGAGAAAGgttttcaaaatgcttcaaGATACTTCTTGAAGGTAAACACATGGGAGAAAGATAACCTTGGCTGTCATACAGCCTGATGGGTTCTAAATCAGGCATTTCCTCCTAGGAGAGATGCATAGGGCTAACTGGGTCATTCCCTGAAACATTTGCCTTTTACTGCTGCTGTGGCTAAGTAATATGTGATGAATAGAGGTGGGTTCAGGAAATATTACACCCTTATATGAACCCACATTTAATAACCAGAATCACATACAGTATCCTGTCTGAAAGAGCAGTAAGAAAAGGAGTACCCAGAAAAGAGCAGTATgagagggaagagctgtgtgAACAAGCTAGAACTcagacaagacaaaaaaaaatgaaaataacaggagaaaaaaatcagtaaaataaacaaatatagATGACTTAACTGTCAAAGCGTATTGTGAAAAGGAGTTCTGTGAACATCCACTGGTTGCTATTAAACATTCATCTGCtagcacagagaaaaaactAGGTCCTCATCCatttaaaagaagcatttctAATCTCTGCTGTGCTACTGCAACACCCCAACCACATTACCTGGCAGCTTTGGTGAGACTATGGCCAGATAGTCCTAGAAGCTGGGACGTAGGAATTAACTGAGACAGTCTGGATGATCAATACTGTGCAACACTAAAGCcctttgggaaagaaaacatttggaaatttTTTCAACTGGATAGATCAGATGATTTCtgggtaaaataaaaataccaaacagCTTATGCAATGAGTCTGTAGATTCAGCATTCAGTCCTTCTGGACAGGTACATGTTTGGCTCTGTGAAGGATCCCTTGGTGAGATAAACAGGAGGAACCACTAAGTGAACCTCTTAtcatttctctgattttcttcaCTGCATCTGAGTAACTTCATTTTCAAGCAGTGCTTGTCCATCACTTGAGCTAACATCTCCATCAGAGCCCAGCTTGAATGCTTCCTCAACAGTTTTCCATGTTTGCTTAAGAATCCTCCACCTTAGCACCATATCAAGCCCAGGCTGTCTTGCACAGCACACATGCTCCGTTGAATGGAAACTGATAAAAAGAGCGCATGCCTTGGAAATTGCGGCTTAAGAACAAAAGCTCTGGAAGGttagaagcaaataaaaatgtcatgATTAAGCAAATGCTTAAAACAGGGGTTGAGCTGTCACAAATGCACCAGCAGTACAGAGCAAGGCTTGACTTTTTATGTTGCTCAAATGACAAGGTGCTGGTTCTGAGAAGAAAGCTCAATAGTGACATGGAGAAATGAGCTTAGGCTGCCCTGTGAAATGCAATACTCTATGCCATGCCTTCTACAGTCATAATTTCTGCAATTCCCTCTTTCTGCTGGCTGGTCCCAGGAAATGAGCTATGAAGTAGGAAGGTGAAGTGGGCTTCCCAGTTCTCTTTGAAAAGATAGTTGTGTAATTCATGATGCTTCTTCATTTCTGAGCTCCTCCCTCTCACGTGTAAGTATTCATTTAAACACCTGGTCTCATTTCTACTCCAAATAATCTTAACAAGGATCTAAATGGAGAGGTGATACGTCCTAACTGGCAAGTGCTGTGTTCGGGTGGTCACAGTTGGGGTGAGAGGTTGCCAGCACATTTGTTTGCCAGTGTGACTGGTTCTGCCTCCAAGCTTTTAGGGCCACACTGATGACAAAGCTTCATCACTCCAAGACCACCACAGTAAAGActgcctcccctctccccaccacccaaaaataaaattactgcatttctgATCTCAGTCAGGACTGTCAAGTCCACATTCCTTCCACGGCAGACAAGCCTAAGTGAATGGTGCAAGGCAAACCATGAACCACTGGTTGTCCTACAGACTATATGGTATTGTTAGATGGGAGGGAGAATTACAAGCCACAGAAGTCACTGCTTGTTTTGGAAAGTGCAAACAGTGTAACCTGGCTGACCTAGCAGTTATGGAATACCTGTAGGTTGCTGCTCATCCTTAATTCAGTTATTATGGACAGGAAACCAGCTTGATCAAAGCACCGCAAATACTTGGGACAGTCTGTCCCTGTGcctcattattttaaaaaaacaccacacaACTTTTATCTGATGATAGGAGTTAAACTCTTTATTCCATTCAGAGGCATCTGGCAAGTAGAGCTGCATTGGGGGGCACAttacagatgaaaaatgttCCATACTTTCTGGATATTGAAATCATTTACAGTATTTACTTTCTAGCTATTCCCAAATACTCCAAATTACCAAGTCtcaattgaaaagaaaaacatgagaTACCATATTAAGTCTAGAAATTTAAGAGAGATGACAGTAATTAAATCAGCAGATGTAAATGCAGCGCCTATCtgtaaagtaatttttaatggaaaataatgaagtcAAATCCTCCTCAAATGTTAAGAAAGGAACGTCCGACTGACTTAAGCctcaacaaaaattaaaatgctatGTACTTTCCAtacttcagtaattttaaattcattgtaagaaaaaaaaattatcctaaaGGCTAGATGAAGGTCACtgtcaaaaaaaggaaaagaaactcatttttctttgctaaaacTACAACATaagtttgtggtttttaaacCAATTAGTAAAGAAGAGATGCAGGAAAAACACTTCAGaccattttcaaaattatctaATCTGTACAACAATGATCTTTGGGAAAATTATCTAGTCTATGTAGTAATGCCTCTATTTCAACATGAACCTA
The sequence above is drawn from the Parus major isolate Abel chromosome 2, Parus_major1.1, whole genome shotgun sequence genome and encodes:
- the MALSU1 gene encoding mitochondrial assembly of ribosomal large subunit protein 1, whose translation is MWRALVAVRRLLWPVGAAAGGVPRAEPPPPRAPPGRGCAAAGGGAGPGALGAAAAERRQPADTVLPKFNIDLAVALLRQENAKDICVIQLSPEIKYCDYFIIVSGFSTRHLHAMANYMLKMYKHLKEEGGPHTQIEGKETDDWLCIDFGNIVVHFMLPETREVYELEKLWTLGPYDDQLAQMTPQSLPKDFIFGLTPNSSDHLETRT